ATCAATTTTGCCAGTTCGTAGGACTTCATGGGAATAGACTTTCGCCATTGCCGAAGCCGATCCCCTAAAAAATTGGCCGCGCCTGGTTTTTTTTCTTGCATAATTCCGAATACCGATATATTGTGGTAAATAAGTGAGACTTTTGCCTGAACTATATTTAGTTAAAAAAAATAAAACCATCAAAAAATAAGGAAAAACGATAAATTAGGCTTTATTACCCATTATACCATTAGAAAAACATCGTATTCCATGTTTTTTATCCCAATGATAAAAATATCCGCCGAATATTTTTGTGGGTGACTTCCTAATTCCATGTGAATTCTGGCAAAACCGCATGTAAATATTGAGCTTGCCGAATATCCCCTCCTGCTTCGGAAAGATTTCCCCTCAGAATAAAATTTTCCAAGAGATCCCTCTTTTACTTAATGATTGCGTAAAGCTATTATTTTATTTTGTAAAGTTTTTATTTGGAGCTGCAAAATAAGAAACTCGGATATTGCTTACGGGTGATAAATGGCGATGTATCGAATATTAGCATGTTCCGTTATCCGCACAAAAATAAAGTAAACCGAATATTTGTCTTGATTTTTTATGGTAATCGGATTTATATTGAATGAGGTGATGTTTTAACTCATTCATTTTTTTGGGGTTAGTTAATTCCCAGGAGAAATGGCGGAAAATAAGTGGCGATTGTTGAGGGTGGCTTTTTTTCATTCAGGAGGAAGTAATGGCCTTTGCGAGAAGGAAAAGTGACTTTGAGAATTTTATGCCATTTTCAAGGAGAAAAACTGATTTGAGGGAAAATATAATTTTTCTGGACCCCGACAAAACGTTGACTTCTCGTACAGTGGAGACCCTTAAGAGCTGCGGCATTGAGGTTCTGGTTCTGGAAGATGCAGAATCGGCGCTTCAAAAGATTTCTCCCCAATGGAATGGGATTCTTGTGATTCCGTTCGACATGCGCTCCATGGGGGGCCTGGAGTTTCTGGAGCGGGTTAAAAATATCGATGCCGATCTGCCAGTTCTGATGATCATGGGGCAGGGAGATATTCAACAGATTGTGAGTGCCATGCGGCTGGGGGCCTACGATATTCTTGAAAATCCTCTCCGAGATGAAGAATTTCACAAAATTATCCGCTGTGCCCTGGAGAAACGGAATTTAGTTCTGCAAAACCGGGATCTGCGGTCAGAAATTTCCATACGGGAAAAGTCAGGTTCATTTATTATCGGTAAATCAGGCGCCATGGAGCGCCTTTGCGAAACCATCCGGGGCATTGCGGAGGTGGATGCTGATGTTCTCCTGGTGGGAGAAACCGGAACGGGTAAGGAGCTGGTCGCTCGTTGCCTGCACGAGCAAAGCCCGAGGGGGAAAAATAATTATGTGGCCATTAATTGTTGCGCGATTCCCCAGGAAATTCTGGAAAGCGAGCTATTTGGGCATGAGCCGGGCGCGTTTACCGGTGCAAACCGTCGCCGTATTGGCAAGTTTGAATACGC
The DNA window shown above is from Nitrospinota bacterium and carries:
- a CDS encoding sigma-54 dependent transcriptional regulator, coding for MRENIIFLDPDKTLTSRTVETLKSCGIEVLVLEDAESALQKISPQWNGILVIPFDMRSMGGLEFLERVKNIDADLPVLMIMGQGDIQQIVSAMRLGAYDILENPLRDEEFHKIIRCALEKRNLVLQNRDLRSEISIREKSGSFIIGKSGAMERLCETIRGIAEVDADVLLVGETGTGKELVARCLHEQSPRGKNNYVAINCCAIPQEILESELFGHEPGAFTGANRRRIGKFEYAEGGTLYLDEIDSMPLHLQGKLLRVLQERTVERLGSNQHIPIDICIIASTKLDLKKASEEGIFREDLYYRLNVIRIPLPSLRDHREDIPLLFQYFVHQACAKFQRPTPLITSEILQDILRQDWPGNVRELKNAAERFTLGYDQDSVDQECPSRVFSAKEKTNGYKQTLVEQMNTFEKTLIVQELARTSGDVKETYLTLGLPRKTLYDKMKKYALKRKDFLEPAPNGNME